One genomic window of Cheilinus undulatus linkage group 7, ASM1832078v1, whole genome shotgun sequence includes the following:
- the LOC121511770 gene encoding multimerin-2-like isoform X6, translating into MMWLLLLCCGLTSAEITLSLDFHSEAEVCTANLCTLVKEFGAMKEKLTAMETKLQESRNQIRELKSTEFGAMKEKLAAVETKQKEKIGAMKEKLTAVETKQQDSESRLRESENQIRELKSTEIGAMKEKLTAMETKQKESRNQIRELKSTEIGAMKEKLAAVETKQQESENQIHELNSTEIGAMKEKLAAVETKQQESENQIHELKSKEFGAMKEKLTAVETKLQESESRLRESEKLCLELNSTAQTKVIFSAVIGGNGQHIGPFDTDTVLIYKTAITNIGNAYNTATGVFTAPVSGVYYFTLFYNAGGEHGTFLILYKNNHVIVTTAGLETNNDPNDNGGNAVFLQLQLGDQVFVKLLQDTHVYGNDYITTFSGFLVTQM; encoded by the exons ATGATGTGGTTGCTTTTGTTGTGCTGTGGCTTGACTTCAGCCGAGATTACTTTATCTTTAGATTTTCATTCTGAAGCAGAGGTATGCACTGCTAATTTGTGTACTTTGGTCAAAGAGTTTGGTGCCATGAAGGAAAAACTCACTGCTATGGAAACCAAGCTACAGGAGAGCAGGAATCAGATTCGTGAACTGAAGAGCACAG AGTTTGGTGCCATGAAGGAAAAACTCGCTGCTGTGGAAACCAAGCAAAAGGAGA AGATTGGTGCCATGAAggaaaaactcactgctgtggAAACCAAGCAACAGGACAGCGAGAGCAGGCTGAGGGAGAGTGAGAATCAGATTCGTGAACTGAAGAGCACAG AGATTGGTGCCATGAAGGAAAAACTCACTGCTATGGAAACCAAGCAAAAGGAGAGCAGGAATCAGATTCGTGAACTGAAGAGCACAG AGATTGGTGCCATGAAGGAAAAACTCGCTGCTGTGGAAACCAAGCAACAGGAGAGTGAGAATCAGATTCATGAACTGAATAGCACAG AGATTGGTGCCATGAAGGAAAAACTCGCTGCTGTGGAAACCAAGCAACAGGAGAGTGAGAATCAGATTCATGAACTGAAGAGTAAAG AGTTTGGTGCCATGAAggaaaaactcactgctgtggAAACCAAGCTACAGGAGAGTGAGAGCAGGCTGAGGGAGAGTGAGAAATTGTGTCTTGAACTGAATAGCACAG CACAAACCAAGGTGATCTTCAGTGCAGTGATAGGGGGAAATGGCCAACACATCGGACCTTTTGATACTGACACAGTTTTAATCTACAAAACGGCCATAACAAACATCGGAAACGCCTACAACACCGCCACAG GTGTCTTCACTGCACCTGTTTCAGGTGTTTACTACTTTACTCTCTTCTATAACGCTGGAGGGGAACATGGAACTTTTCTAATACTGTACAAGAACAACCATGTGATCGTCACCACTGCAGGGCTCGAGACAAACAACGACCCCAATGATAACGGAGGAAACGCCGTGTTTCTGCAGCTACAGCTGGGAGACCAGGTGTTCGTGAAACTGCTACAAGATACCCACGTCTatggaaatgattacatcacCACTTTCAGTGGTTTTTTAGTCACTCAGATGTGA
- the LOC121511770 gene encoding uncharacterized protein PF11_0207-like isoform X4 encodes MMWLLLLCCGLTSAEITLSLDFHSEAEVCTANLCTLVKEFGAMKEKLTAMETKLQESRNQIRELKSTEFGAMKEKLAAVETKQKESEYQIRELKSTEIGAMKEKLTAVETKQQDSESRLRESENQIRELKSTEIGAMKEKLTAMETKQKESRNQIRELKSTEIGAMKEKLAAVETKQQESENQIHELNSTEIGAMKEKLAAVETKQQESENQIHELKSKEFGAMKEKLTAVETKLQESESRLRESEKLCLELNSTAQTKVIFSAVIGGNGQHIGPFDTDTVLIYKTAITNIGNAYNTATGVFTAPVSGVYYFTLFYNAGGEHGTFLILYKNNHVIVTTAGLETNNDPNDNGGNAVFLQLQLGDQVFVKLLQDTHVYGNDYITTFSGFLVTQM; translated from the exons ATGATGTGGTTGCTTTTGTTGTGCTGTGGCTTGACTTCAGCCGAGATTACTTTATCTTTAGATTTTCATTCTGAAGCAGAGGTATGCACTGCTAATTTGTGTACTTTGGTCAAAGAGTTTGGTGCCATGAAGGAAAAACTCACTGCTATGGAAACCAAGCTACAGGAGAGCAGGAATCAGATTCGTGAACTGAAGAGCACAG AGTTTGGTGCCATGAAGGAAAAACTCGCTGCTGTGGAAACCAAGCAAAAGGAGAGTGAGTATCAGATTCGTGAACTGAAGAGCACAG AGATTGGTGCCATGAAggaaaaactcactgctgtggAAACCAAGCAACAGGACAGCGAGAGCAGGCTGAGGGAGAGTGAGAATCAGATTCGTGAACTGAAGAGCACAG AGATTGGTGCCATGAAGGAAAAACTCACTGCTATGGAAACCAAGCAAAAGGAGAGCAGGAATCAGATTCGTGAACTGAAGAGCACAG AGATTGGTGCCATGAAGGAAAAACTCGCTGCTGTGGAAACCAAGCAACAGGAGAGTGAGAATCAGATTCATGAACTGAATAGCACAG AGATTGGTGCCATGAAGGAAAAACTCGCTGCTGTGGAAACCAAGCAACAGGAGAGTGAGAATCAGATTCATGAACTGAAGAGTAAAG AGTTTGGTGCCATGAAggaaaaactcactgctgtggAAACCAAGCTACAGGAGAGTGAGAGCAGGCTGAGGGAGAGTGAGAAATTGTGTCTTGAACTGAATAGCACAG CACAAACCAAGGTGATCTTCAGTGCAGTGATAGGGGGAAATGGCCAACACATCGGACCTTTTGATACTGACACAGTTTTAATCTACAAAACGGCCATAACAAACATCGGAAACGCCTACAACACCGCCACAG GTGTCTTCACTGCACCTGTTTCAGGTGTTTACTACTTTACTCTCTTCTATAACGCTGGAGGGGAACATGGAACTTTTCTAATACTGTACAAGAACAACCATGTGATCGTCACCACTGCAGGGCTCGAGACAAACAACGACCCCAATGATAACGGAGGAAACGCCGTGTTTCTGCAGCTACAGCTGGGAGACCAGGTGTTCGTGAAACTGCTACAAGATACCCACGTCTatggaaatgattacatcacCACTTTCAGTGGTTTTTTAGTCACTCAGATGTGA